In a single window of the Acinetobacter sp. CS-2 genome:
- a CDS encoding O-acetylhomoserine aminocarboxypropyltransferase/cysteine synthase family protein: MTYKDETLAIHAGYSPEPTTKAVAVPIYQTTSYAFDNTQHGADLFDLKVQGNIYTRIMNPTTAVLEQRLAALEGGIGALALASGMSAITYAIQTIAEAGDNIASVSTLYGGTYNLFAHTLPKQGIEVRFFDYQNPEALRGLIDEKTKLVFVESIGNPLGNIIDLEAISKIAHEYGVPVIVDNTVATPALLKPFEYGADIVVHSLTKYIGGHGNSIGGAIVDSGKFPWGKYPERFKVLNTPDPSYHGVNYVEALGAAAYIARARVVPLRNTGAAISPLSVFLILQGLETLNLRMERHTENAQKVAEYLQQHPKVKWVNYAGLQDHPQHALAQKYVKGKPSAILSFGVQDGREGGTRFIDALQLFTRLVNIGDAKSLACHPATTTHRQLNEEELKSAGVSIDMVRLSVGIEHIDDLIADLEQALAQV; encoded by the coding sequence ATGACTTATAAAGATGAAACTTTAGCGATTCACGCAGGGTACAGCCCAGAACCGACCACAAAAGCGGTCGCCGTACCCATTTATCAAACCACTTCTTATGCCTTTGACAATACTCAACATGGGGCTGATCTGTTCGATTTAAAGGTTCAAGGCAATATCTATACCCGGATTATGAACCCGACGACCGCTGTCTTAGAGCAACGTCTGGCTGCACTGGAAGGCGGGATTGGCGCTTTGGCTCTGGCCTCAGGGATGTCAGCGATTACCTATGCCATTCAGACCATTGCGGAAGCCGGTGACAATATTGCGTCGGTTTCAACGCTATATGGCGGTACATACAACCTGTTTGCCCATACTTTGCCTAAACAGGGTATTGAAGTTCGATTCTTTGATTACCAAAACCCTGAAGCCTTGCGTGGTTTAATTGACGAGAAAACCAAACTGGTGTTTGTCGAATCGATCGGCAACCCACTCGGTAATATCATCGATCTGGAAGCCATCTCTAAAATTGCCCATGAATATGGTGTACCGGTGATTGTGGACAATACCGTTGCCACGCCTGCCCTGCTTAAACCTTTTGAATATGGTGCCGACATTGTCGTGCATTCACTGACCAAATATATTGGTGGTCACGGCAATTCAATCGGCGGTGCCATTGTTGATAGCGGTAAATTCCCTTGGGGCAAATATCCTGAACGTTTCAAAGTATTAAATACACCTGACCCAAGTTATCATGGGGTTAATTATGTTGAAGCCTTAGGTGCGGCTGCCTATATTGCCCGTGCGCGTGTGGTCCCTCTACGCAATACCGGTGCTGCAATTAGCCCCCTCAGTGTATTCCTGATCTTGCAAGGTCTGGAAACACTGAACCTTCGTATGGAGCGTCATACTGAAAATGCACAAAAGGTCGCGGAATATTTACAGCAGCATCCGAAAGTCAAATGGGTCAATTATGCCGGCCTTCAAGATCATCCTCAGCATGCGCTGGCACAAAAATACGTGAAAGGTAAACCTTCAGCAATTCTGTCTTTTGGTGTACAAGATGGCCGTGAAGGTGGAACACGTTTTATTGATGCCCTGCAACTCTTTACCCGCCTGGTCAATATTGGCGATGCCAAAAGCCTGGCCTGCCATCCCGCCACTACCACCCATCGTCAGCTCAACGAAGAAGAACTGAAGTCTGCAGGGGTGAGTATTGATATGGTCCGTTTATCTGTCGGTATTGAACATATTGATGATTTAATTGCAGATTTGGAACAGGCATTGGCGCAAGTTTAA
- a CDS encoding SDR family NAD(P)-dependent oxidoreductase: MNSKLEKLFQNRVNGKVVLITGASSGIGLTAAHKLADAGAHVLLVARTKETLDQVKQEIEAKGGKASVFPCDLNNMESIDEVSKEILASVDHIDILINNAGRSIRRAVHESTDRFHDFERTMQLNYFGAVRLVMNILPQMMIRRDGHIINISSIGVLANATRFSAYVASKAALDAFSRCLSAEVHSHKIAITSVYMPLVRTPMIAPTKIYKYVPTLSPEQAADLIAYAIVKRPKKVATHLGRLASITYSIAPDINNKLMSIGYNLFPSSSASVGQPQKLNWVQKAYARLFPGEHW; encoded by the coding sequence GTGAATTCTAAACTAGAGAAACTTTTTCAGAATCGAGTCAACGGCAAAGTTGTTTTAATTACTGGTGCATCTAGTGGTATTGGTTTAACCGCTGCACATAAACTCGCCGATGCCGGTGCACATGTTCTGTTGGTGGCTCGTACCAAAGAAACATTAGATCAAGTCAAACAAGAAATAGAAGCCAAGGGTGGCAAAGCCTCTGTTTTCCCATGTGATTTAAATAACATGGAATCTATTGATGAGGTATCAAAAGAGATTTTAGCCTCTGTAGACCATATTGATATCCTGATCAACAATGCAGGACGCTCAATTCGTCGTGCAGTTCATGAATCGACCGACCGATTCCATGATTTTGAACGCACCATGCAGCTGAATTACTTTGGTGCAGTACGTTTAGTAATGAATATTCTGCCACAAATGATGATTCGCCGGGATGGCCATATCATCAACATCAGCTCGATTGGTGTCTTGGCCAATGCGACACGTTTTTCCGCTTATGTGGCTTCTAAAGCTGCACTGGATGCATTCAGCCGCTGTCTGTCTGCCGAAGTCCATTCGCATAAAATTGCCATTACTTCAGTTTATATGCCATTGGTTCGTACCCCAATGATTGCACCAACCAAAATTTATAAATACGTACCCACCCTGTCTCCGGAACAGGCAGCCGATTTAATTGCCTATGCGATCGTGAAACGCCCGAAAAAAGTAGCAACTCACTTAGGCCGTTTGGCTTCAATCACCTACTCTATTGCACCAGATATCAATAACAAATTGATGTCAATTGGTTATAACCTGTTCCCAAGCTCTTCTGCTTCGGTAGGTCAACCACAGAAGCTGAATTGGGTTCAAAAAGCGTATGCACGTTTGTTCCCGGGTGAACATTGGTAA
- a CDS encoding Tex family protein, whose translation MTDLVQQLAKEIAVRPNQVEAAIKLIDEGASVPFIARYRKEVTQGLDDTQLRQLDTRLSYLRDLFERREKVIESLKEQNKLSDDLLARVNAAETKNALEELYAPYRPKRTSKSFKAKEAGLGPIAEKIFSEQVDPAEALAGFSHEDYPDVESQLDAIQHILIDDWAQNIALTTELKATFAKTAVLKSLVASEEKKEVGKKFRDYFDFSENLNKVPSHRLLAMLRGRQENVLGLKVDGEDDAPLARIETEYNLDTVQPQARQDYLKQTAKLFWLGKVRPQIEHSLLTEKRLAAEAEAMEVFAENLRHLLLSAPAGARCTLGVDPGIRTGVKLAVVNQSGDVVAHSTIYPFAPKEDKAGSIAELARLCREFNVDLIAIGNGTASRETEAVVAEMMAQNADLNLTRVSVSEAGASVYSASELASQELPELDVSIRGAVSIARRLQDPLAELVKIDPKAIGVGQYQHDVNQAGLAKTLEAVVEDCVNSVGVDVNTASPAILSYIAGLNKSIAQQIFDYRKENGRFDNRQALKNVPRLGERTFEQAAGFLRIQDGSEPLDASAVHPESYGLVEKIVAAKATTVKDIIGNSEIIRQVNAEEFADEQFGLPTIQDVLAELEKPGRDPRPEFRTAKFRDDITEVSQLTEGMQLEGVITNVTNFGAFVDVGVHQDGLVHISELANEFVSDPHKVVKPGQIVQVRVLTVDAERNRVNLSMRPEGSEAPAKAPRQPRRDNAQNEQRAERKPQAKRPQHTRPQGDRPQGKKPQAAKPQENKIGGLGALLLQAGIKGSK comes from the coding sequence ATGACTGACTTAGTTCAGCAGTTGGCAAAAGAAATTGCCGTACGTCCAAATCAAGTAGAAGCTGCCATCAAGCTGATTGATGAAGGTGCAAGCGTTCCATTTATCGCACGTTACCGTAAAGAAGTAACCCAAGGCTTGGACGATACCCAGTTACGCCAACTCGACACCCGTTTATCGTATTTACGTGATTTATTTGAACGCCGTGAAAAAGTAATTGAATCGTTGAAAGAACAAAATAAATTGTCAGACGATTTGTTGGCACGTGTAAATGCTGCTGAAACCAAGAATGCTTTAGAAGAACTTTATGCACCGTACCGTCCAAAACGTACCAGCAAATCATTTAAAGCCAAAGAAGCGGGCCTCGGGCCAATTGCTGAAAAAATCTTCAGCGAGCAAGTTGATCCTGCGGAAGCACTCGCTGGCTTTAGCCATGAAGATTATCCGGATGTGGAAAGCCAGTTGGATGCGATCCAGCACATTCTGATTGATGACTGGGCACAAAATATTGCTTTAACCACTGAACTTAAAGCGACATTTGCCAAAACAGCTGTATTGAAAAGTCTGGTCGCCAGTGAAGAGAAAAAAGAAGTCGGTAAAAAATTCCGCGATTACTTCGATTTTTCTGAAAACTTAAACAAAGTACCTTCACATCGTTTATTGGCCATGCTGCGTGGCCGTCAGGAAAATGTCCTGGGCTTAAAAGTGGATGGTGAAGATGATGCTCCACTTGCTCGCATTGAAACGGAATACAACCTGGACACCGTGCAACCACAAGCACGTCAAGATTACTTGAAGCAAACTGCAAAACTGTTCTGGTTAGGTAAGGTTCGTCCACAAATCGAACATTCATTACTGACTGAAAAGCGCTTAGCTGCTGAAGCAGAGGCAATGGAAGTCTTTGCTGAAAATCTGCGTCATTTATTGCTTTCTGCTCCTGCGGGTGCACGTTGTACCTTAGGTGTAGACCCTGGCATCCGTACTGGTGTGAAGTTGGCTGTGGTGAACCAGTCAGGTGATGTGGTTGCCCATAGCACCATTTATCCGTTTGCACCAAAAGAAGATAAAGCAGGTTCAATTGCAGAACTTGCCCGTCTATGCCGTGAATTCAATGTCGATTTGATCGCGATTGGCAATGGTACTGCAAGCCGTGAAACTGAAGCAGTTGTAGCTGAAATGATGGCTCAAAATGCTGATTTGAATTTGACGCGTGTTTCAGTGAGTGAAGCTGGGGCATCGGTGTATTCAGCATCTGAATTGGCTTCGCAAGAACTTCCAGAATTGGATGTTTCAATTCGTGGCGCAGTATCTATTGCACGTCGTTTACAAGATCCACTCGCGGAACTGGTGAAGATTGATCCGAAAGCGATTGGTGTGGGCCAGTACCAGCACGACGTAAATCAAGCTGGTTTGGCAAAAACGCTGGAAGCTGTGGTTGAAGACTGTGTGAACTCGGTCGGTGTTGATGTAAATACCGCGTCTCCTGCAATCCTGTCGTATATCGCAGGTTTGAACAAATCGATTGCACAACAGATTTTTGACTACCGTAAAGAAAATGGTCGTTTTGACAACCGTCAAGCCTTGAAAAATGTACCTCGTTTAGGTGAGCGCACTTTTGAACAGGCAGCTGGTTTCTTGCGTATTCAAGATGGCTCTGAACCATTGGATGCGTCTGCCGTTCACCCTGAGTCTTATGGCTTGGTAGAAAAAATTGTTGCAGCAAAAGCCACTACGGTAAAAGACATTATTGGTAATTCTGAAATCATTCGCCAGGTGAATGCCGAAGAATTTGCCGATGAGCAGTTTGGTTTGCCAACCATTCAAGATGTATTGGCTGAACTGGAAAAACCGGGCCGTGATCCACGTCCGGAATTCCGTACTGCCAAGTTCCGTGATGACATTACTGAAGTGTCACAATTGACTGAAGGCATGCAGCTGGAAGGCGTAATCACCAATGTCACCAACTTCGGTGCATTTGTAGATGTAGGTGTACATCAAGACGGTTTAGTGCATATTTCTGAACTGGCGAACGAGTTTGTCTCTGATCCGCACAAAGTGGTGAAACCGGGTCAGATTGTGCAAGTTCGTGTGCTCACTGTCGATGCTGAACGTAACCGTGTGAATCTGTCGATGCGTCCTGAAGGTTCAGAAGCTCCGGCTAAAGCACCACGTCAGCCACGTCGTGACAATGCTCAAAATGAACAACGTGCTGAACGTAAGCCTCAAGCTAAACGTCCACAGCATACACGTCCGCAAGGCGACCGCCCACAAGGCAAGAAACCTCAAGCGGCTAAACCACAAGAAAATAAAATTGGTGGTTTGGGTGCATTATTACTTCAAGCCGGGATTAAAGGTTCGAAATAA
- the ompR gene encoding two-component system response regulator OmpR, whose protein sequence is MSLVVPAEKTDPVQNDPDRVERILVVDDDVRLRTLLQRFLEDKGFVVKTAHDATQMDRLLQRELFSLIVLDFMLPVEDGLSICRRLRQSNIDTPIIMLTARGSDSDRIAGLEAGADDYLPKPFNPNELLARIRAVLRRQVREVPGAPSQQMEVVSFGPWSLDLSTRTLTREGQVVTLTTGEFAVLKALVQHPREPLTRDKLMNLARGREWGAMERSIDVQVSRLRRLVEENPARARYIQTVWGVGYVFVPDGAE, encoded by the coding sequence ATGAGTTTAGTGGTACCTGCTGAAAAAACAGATCCAGTACAAAACGACCCTGATCGCGTCGAGCGCATTCTCGTTGTGGATGATGATGTGCGTTTACGTACGTTGTTACAACGTTTTCTAGAAGATAAAGGCTTCGTGGTCAAAACTGCTCACGATGCAACGCAAATGGATCGTTTATTGCAGCGCGAACTTTTCTCCCTGATCGTGCTCGATTTTATGCTTCCTGTTGAAGATGGTTTAAGTATTTGTCGCCGTTTACGCCAATCCAATATCGATACGCCGATTATCATGCTGACTGCCCGTGGCAGTGATTCTGACCGTATTGCCGGCCTGGAAGCAGGTGCTGATGATTACCTGCCTAAACCGTTTAACCCGAATGAGCTGCTCGCACGTATTCGTGCCGTATTACGCCGCCAAGTTCGTGAAGTCCCGGGTGCACCAAGCCAGCAAATGGAAGTCGTGAGCTTCGGCCCTTGGTCACTGGATTTGTCGACCCGCACCCTGACCCGTGAAGGCCAGGTGGTCACGCTGACCACGGGCGAATTTGCGGTACTGAAAGCACTGGTACAACATCCACGTGAACCCTTAACCCGTGACAAGTTGATGAATTTGGCACGTGGCCGTGAATGGGGTGCGATGGAACGTTCGATTGATGTTCAGGTATCACGTTTACGTCGTCTGGTGGAAGAAAACCCTGCCCGTGCGCGTTATATTCAAACGGTTTGGGGCGTAGGCTATGTGTTTGTTCCAGATGGTGCTGAATAA
- a CDS encoding ATP-binding protein: MKLEPIDPQKFTDYEAYSEKKRTRWERFLDKIKPRSAAMRTTVLVLFVVFFSLFMSLWFFWRTLYLPEIQQHARYLGVELEILNNPDLRIFHNNAEVDADLWLKNRVGIEYITNPAEYPRVRDKVIAEFFTNQIEKKLAKELKVENVTVYFQFKPSPSIWIQTPEMNGNWVREPLKTYANYSPELIYGWLVGIPLIAAAIILTLVRQLNRPLRRLQDAANNYSKTGSAPYLETNHGPQEIREVNQAFNHMIYTLEQTERDRRIMLAGISHDLRTPLTRIRLSAEMMPDDDFLKEGFIYDVEDMDAILNQFISYMRDGSDEELQDTDINMLLQELVIQFKPLDVRFEAEEVPIIQARSQSLKRLIGNLINNSKRYGAEPIELSAKVENNHLLIRVADHGEGIPEDQIEDLMQPFVRGNEARTIQGSGLGLAIVKRIVDLHQGQLTIQNRPQGGLEALISLPLLHDEVEENIPQGTLEKIKQTITGHF, encoded by the coding sequence GTGAAACTTGAACCCATCGACCCGCAAAAATTTACGGATTACGAAGCTTATTCAGAAAAGAAGCGAACCCGCTGGGAACGCTTTCTGGATAAGATTAAGCCGCGTTCTGCTGCAATGCGTACCACCGTGCTGGTGTTATTCGTTGTATTTTTCAGTTTATTTATGTCGTTGTGGTTCTTCTGGCGTACGCTTTACCTGCCTGAAATTCAGCAGCATGCCCGCTATTTAGGGGTCGAGCTGGAAATTCTGAACAATCCTGACTTACGTATTTTTCATAATAATGCCGAAGTTGATGCCGATTTATGGCTCAAAAATCGGGTCGGCATTGAATATATTACCAATCCCGCAGAATATCCCCGTGTAAGAGACAAGGTGATTGCCGAGTTTTTTACCAATCAAATAGAAAAAAAGCTGGCAAAAGAACTGAAAGTTGAAAATGTAACGGTTTATTTCCAGTTTAAACCCAGTCCCAGTATCTGGATTCAGACTCCAGAAATGAACGGAAATTGGGTCCGTGAACCTTTAAAAACCTATGCCAACTATAGTCCCGAACTGATCTATGGCTGGTTAGTTGGTATTCCACTGATTGCTGCTGCCATCATTTTGACTCTAGTTCGCCAGTTGAACCGCCCGCTTCGCCGTTTGCAGGATGCAGCGAACAACTATAGCAAAACCGGCTCAGCACCCTATCTGGAAACCAATCATGGGCCACAAGAGATTCGTGAAGTCAATCAGGCCTTCAATCATATGATTTATACGCTGGAGCAGACTGAACGTGACCGCCGTATTATGCTGGCGGGGATTTCACACGACTTGCGTACTCCGCTAACCCGTATCCGCTTAAGTGCAGAAATGATGCCCGATGATGACTTTTTGAAAGAAGGCTTCATTTATGATGTCGAAGATATGGATGCCATCCTGAACCAGTTCATCTCCTACATGCGTGATGGCTCTGATGAAGAACTTCAGGACACCGATATTAATATGCTGTTACAGGAACTGGTCATTCAGTTCAAGCCGCTGGACGTGCGTTTTGAAGCTGAGGAAGTTCCAATTATTCAGGCACGTAGCCAGTCTTTAAAGCGCCTGATTGGTAATCTGATTAACAATTCCAAACGCTATGGCGCCGAACCGATCGAGTTATCTGCCAAAGTGGAAAACAATCACCTGCTGATTCGTGTCGCCGACCATGGCGAAGGTATTCCTGAAGACCAGATTGAAGATTTGATGCAACCTTTCGTGCGCGGCAATGAAGCCCGGACCATTCAGGGCAGTGGTTTAGGTTTGGCCATCGTAAAACGTATTGTTGATCTTCATCAAGGGCAGCTTACCATTCAAAATCGCCCGCAAGGCGGTTTGGAAGCACTGATTTCTTTACCTCTACTGCATGATGAAGTTGAGGAAAATATCCCGCAAGGCACTTTAGAAAAAATTAAACAAACGATTACGGGACACTTTTAA
- a CDS encoding acetyl-CoA hydrolase/transferase family protein has product MSLDRIRLASLHDKVMSAEQAATFIQDGMTVGMSGFTRAGEAKAVPLALVKQAQTNPLKITLITGASLGNDLDKQLTEAGVLARRLPFQVDNTLRKAINKGEVMFIDQHLSETVEQMRNQQLKKPDVAVIEAVAITEDGGIIPTTSVGNSASFAIFAEKVIVEINTNLSPAFEGLHDIYIPTYRPTRQPIPLTKVDERIGTTAINIDPAKIVGIVFNSEYHDSPSTVTAPDDETQGIANHLIAFFEKEVAEGRLPSNLGPLQAGIGSIANAVLTGLKDSNFEDLIMYSEVLQDCTFELIDAGKMKFASGSSITLSAKYGEKVFNNLEQYKDKLVLRPQEISNHPELVRRLGIIGINTALEFDIYGNVNSTHVCGTKMMNGIGGSGDFARNAHLAIFVTKSIAKGGDISSVVPFASHVDHAEHDVDILVTEQGLADLRGLAPRERARVIIDNCAHPMYRDALNNYFDRACAKGGQTPHILREALSWHSNFEETGHMLAAQAEEKSA; this is encoded by the coding sequence ATGTCTTTAGATCGTATTCGTTTAGCGTCACTTCATGACAAAGTCATGAGCGCAGAACAAGCTGCTACTTTTATCCAAGATGGTATGACTGTAGGTATGAGTGGATTTACTCGTGCAGGTGAAGCAAAAGCTGTTCCCCTGGCACTGGTAAAACAGGCTCAAACAAATCCTTTGAAAATTACTTTAATTACAGGCGCAAGTCTTGGTAACGATTTAGATAAACAGTTAACTGAAGCTGGTGTACTTGCTCGCCGTTTACCGTTCCAGGTGGATAATACGTTACGTAAAGCCATTAACAAAGGCGAAGTGATGTTCATCGATCAGCATTTGTCTGAAACTGTTGAACAAATGCGTAACCAGCAACTTAAAAAGCCAGATGTGGCAGTGATTGAAGCTGTTGCCATTACTGAAGATGGCGGCATCATTCCAACTACATCTGTGGGTAACTCTGCTAGCTTTGCTATTTTCGCTGAAAAAGTGATTGTAGAAATCAACACCAACTTAAGCCCTGCTTTTGAAGGTTTACACGACATCTACATCCCAACATATCGTCCAACACGTCAACCTATTCCGTTGACTAAAGTGGATGAGCGTATTGGTACAACAGCCATCAATATCGATCCTGCAAAAATTGTCGGTATCGTATTCAACAGCGAATACCACGATTCTCCATCTACCGTGACTGCACCGGATGATGAAACTCAAGGCATTGCGAACCACTTGATCGCATTCTTTGAAAAAGAAGTGGCTGAAGGCCGTCTTCCTTCTAATCTTGGTCCATTACAGGCAGGTATCGGTTCGATTGCCAACGCAGTATTGACCGGTTTGAAAGATTCGAACTTCGAAGACTTGATCATGTACTCAGAAGTACTTCAAGACTGTACCTTCGAATTGATTGATGCTGGCAAAATGAAATTTGCTTCAGGTTCTTCAATTACGCTTTCTGCTAAATATGGCGAAAAAGTATTTAACAACCTTGAGCAATACAAAGACAAACTTGTGCTTCGTCCACAAGAAATTTCGAACCACCCTGAACTGGTTCGTCGTCTCGGTATTATCGGTATCAACACTGCATTAGAGTTCGATATTTACGGTAACGTAAACTCAACTCACGTATGCGGTACCAAAATGATGAACGGTATTGGTGGTTCTGGTGACTTCGCACGTAATGCCCACTTGGCAATTTTCGTGACTAAGTCTATCGCTAAAGGCGGTGACATTTCTTCTGTGGTGCCATTTGCTTCTCACGTTGACCATGCTGAACACGACGTAGACATTCTGGTAACTGAACAGGGTCTTGCTGACTTACGTGGTTTAGCACCTCGTGAACGTGCGCGTGTGATTATCGACAACTGTGCTCACCCGATGTACCGTGATGCTCTAAACAATTACTTTGATCGTGCATGTGCTAAAGGTGGTCAAACTCCACACATTCTTCGTGAAGCGCTGTCTTGGCATTCAAACTTCGAAGAAACCGGCCATATGCTTGCTGCTCAGGCTGAAGAGAAAAGTGCTTAA
- a CDS encoding OmpP1/FadL family transporter, with product MNIHTSPRFLAALLPLISTPVFATTGYFMHGYGIKAQGNAGASVAHFQDALTIANNPAGLSWVGSRIDIGATLFAPDRSAEIVGNAVPGANGHYDGNGRKYFVLPELAYNHQVNNQVNLGIAIYGNGGMNTGYKQNPFAAFGNQGSAGVDLSQVFISPAVSWQYAKNQSIGVATNILYQRFEAKGISGFTGFSVDGDKLSNKGKDSATGVGVRVGWAGKFFDERLTLGANYSSKIDADRFDQYSGLFAQQGDFDVPESYGIGAAYQLTAKLNVAADVERINYSDVGSVGHAINPLFQGHAFGSDQGPGFGWNDINVYKVAASYQAHPKLTLRAGYSHNDQPISADQTFLNILAPGVVQDHLSVGATWNVDAHQELSIAYTHALEKEVKGSESIPANFGGGEANLTMSQNILGLAYGYKF from the coding sequence AGGCTCAAGGGAATGCTGGAGCCTCTGTTGCACATTTTCAAGATGCATTGACCATTGCAAATAACCCGGCAGGGTTGAGTTGGGTGGGCTCAAGAATCGATATTGGCGCTACACTTTTTGCTCCTGATCGCTCAGCAGAAATAGTGGGGAATGCTGTACCTGGTGCCAATGGTCATTATGATGGCAATGGTCGAAAGTATTTTGTGCTTCCTGAACTTGCTTATAACCATCAAGTGAATAATCAAGTTAATTTGGGGATCGCTATTTATGGCAATGGCGGTATGAATACCGGCTATAAGCAAAATCCATTTGCTGCATTTGGAAATCAAGGCAGTGCGGGTGTGGATTTGTCACAGGTGTTTATTTCTCCTGCTGTCTCTTGGCAATATGCGAAAAATCAATCGATTGGGGTTGCGACCAATATCTTGTATCAACGTTTTGAAGCCAAAGGTATTAGTGGTTTTACGGGTTTTTCTGTTGATGGCGATAAGCTCAGTAATAAGGGTAAAGACTCCGCTACTGGCGTTGGCGTACGTGTCGGTTGGGCTGGGAAGTTCTTTGATGAGCGTTTAACTCTAGGTGCAAATTATAGTTCTAAAATTGATGCAGACCGTTTTGATCAATACAGTGGCTTATTTGCACAACAAGGTGATTTTGATGTACCTGAAAGTTACGGTATTGGTGCAGCCTATCAGCTGACAGCAAAGTTGAACGTGGCTGCAGATGTGGAACGTATTAACTATTCAGATGTCGGTTCGGTTGGACATGCGATTAACCCGTTATTCCAGGGGCATGCCTTTGGGTCGGATCAAGGTCCAGGCTTTGGCTGGAATGACATTAACGTGTATAAAGTTGCAGCAAGCTATCAGGCTCATCCAAAATTAACTTTACGTGCCGGGTATAGTCATAACGACCAGCCCATTTCGGCGGATCAAACCTTCTTGAATATCTTGGCACCCGGGGTCGTGCAAGATCATTTGAGCGTAGGTGCAACCTGGAATGTAGATGCTCATCAAGAGCTCAGCATTGCATATACCCATGCTTTAGAAAAAGAAGTAAAGGGCAGTGAGTCCATTCCTGCAAACTTTGGTGGTGGTGAAGCGAATTTGACAATGAGTCAGAACATTTTAGGCTTGGCTTATGGTTATAAGTTCTAA